In Camelus ferus isolate YT-003-E chromosome 10, BCGSAC_Cfer_1.0, whole genome shotgun sequence, the following proteins share a genomic window:
- the LOC102516364 gene encoding olfactory receptor 51V1, producing the protein MSAISTLNFSSSRFILTGFPGLEVHYLWLSIPFSSIYAMVFLGNCMVLHVIRTESSLHQPMFYFLAMLALTDLCVGLSTMHTVLGILWGLIQEITLDSCIAQSYFIHGLSFMESSVLLTMAFDRYIAICNPLRYNSILTNDKIIKVGLAILCRSSLLIPPVIIRLKFLNYCRPHILSHSFCLHQDLIRMACSDIRFNSIYGLALVISNLLLDAVLIIISYIMILHAVLAIASREERIKSLQTCVSHICAVLVFYIPIIGLTMVHRFGRHLSPLVHVLMGNIYILFPPLMNPIIYSIKTQQIRRRVQRLFHLKGM; encoded by the coding sequence ATGTCTGCTATCTCTACCTTGAACTTCAGTAGTTCCAGATTTATTCTCACTGGTTTTCCTGGCCTAGAAGTTCATTATCTTTGGCTCTCCATCCCTTTCTCCTCCATCTATGCTATGGTTTTCCTGGGGAACTGCATGGTGCTCCATGTGATCCGGACTGAGTCGAGCCTCCACCAGCCCATGTTCTACTTCCTAGCCATGCTGGCCCTTACTGACCTGTGTGTGGGGCTGTCCACCATGCACACAGTGCTGGGAATTCTGTGGGGGCTCATTCAAGAGATCACTCTGGATTCCTGCATTGCCCAGTCCTATTTCATCCATGGTCTGTCCTTCATGGAGTCCTCTGTTCTCCTCACTATGGCTTTTGACCGCTACATTGCCATTTGCAACCCTCTACGCTACAACTCCATCTTAACTAATGACAAAATTATCAAAGTTGGGTTGGCAATCTTATGTAGGAGTTCTTTACTCATACCTCCAGTCATTATCCGCCTGAAGTTCTTAAATTATTGTCGTCCCCACATCCTTTCTCACTCTTTCTGCCTGCACCAAGACTTAATACGAATGGCCTGTTCAGATATTCGCTTCAACAGCATCTATGGTCTGGCCCTGGTGATCAGTAACCTGTTGTTGGATGCAGTGCTCATAATTATCTCCTATATCATGATCTTACATGCAGTCTTAGCTATTGCATCACGAGAGGAGAGAATCAAATCTTTGCAGACCTGTGTATCTCACATCTGTGCTGTTTTGGTATTCTACATCCCAATCATTGGTCTGACCATGGTTCATCGTTTTGGGAGACACCTCTCACCTTTGGTTCATGTCCTTATGGGCAACATCTACATCCTTTTCCCACCCTTGATGAACCCCATTATTTACAGTATCAAGACCCAGCAAATACGAAGGAGGGTCCAGAGATTGTTTCACTTGAAAGGAATGTAA
- the LOC116666682 gene encoding olfactory receptor 51G2-like, which yields MHFTLGKACSPGIMFPTNSTNSIFSTFLLTGIPGLEAVHVWISIPFCAMFLMTGVGNVTIMTLIWKEHALHVPMYLFLAMLAVSDLGLSLFTFPTMLRIFWLDARELTFPVCSTQMFFIHTFQISESAIMLAMAFDRYVAISRPLHYSSILTNSVIARIGLAIFVRTLTVQVPLPILLRGLCFCHSNVLSHSYCLHPDILKLSCSSTKINSTVGLFVVLSTMGLDFLLILFSYVLILKTVLSIASHGGRLKALNTCISHLSAVILFFTPMICLSILHRFGPKLPAHVYVTMANMHFLIPPVMNPIVYVVKTKQIRDKILKLVIKKGPGESQVTFIT from the coding sequence ATGCATTTCACTCTAGGAAAGGCATGCAGCCCTGGCATCATGTTTCCTACCAATAGCACCAACTCCATATTCTCCACCTTCCTGCTGACAGGCATCCCTGGGCTGGAAGCTGTGCACGTCTGGATCTCCATACCTTTCTGTGCCATGTTCTTGATGACCGGGGTGGGCAATGTGACCATCATGACACTTATATGGAAGGAGCACGCCCTCCATGTGCCTATGTACCTCTTCCTGGCCATGCTAGCTGTCTCTGACCTGGGTTTGTCCCTCTTCACTTTCCCCACAATGCTGAGGATATTCTGGCTGGATGCTCGAGAGCTCACGTTCCCTGTTTGCTCCACCCAaatgtttttcattcacactttccagatttctgagtctGCTATCATGCTGGCAATGGCCtttgaccgctatgtggccattTCTCGTCCACTGCACTAttcctccatcctcaccaacagtgtaaTTGCCAGGATTGGTTTGGCAATTTTTGTGCGAACCTTGACTGTGCAGGTGCCCCTCCCGATCCTCTTAAGGGGGTTGTGCTTCTGTCACTCCAACGTACTTTCACATTCCTACTGCCTGCATCCTGATATCTTAAAGCTCTCATGCTCCAGCACTAAGATCAATAGCACTGTTGGACTGTTTGTGGTACTGTCCACCATGGGActtgattttcttctcattctcttctcatACGTTCTGATACTGAAAACTGTACTGAGCATCGCGTCCCACGGTGGCCGCCTCAAAGCTCTCAACACCTGTATTTCCCACCTCTCTGCTGTGATCCTCTTCTTCACACCCATGATATGCCTCTCTATTCTGCACCGCTTTGGCCCAAAACTTCCTGCCCACGTCTACGTGACCATGGCCaacatgcattttctcattccTCCTGTGATGAATCCCATTGTGTACGTGGTGAAAACCAAGCAGATACGAGATAAAATTCTGAAACTTGTCATCAAAAAAGGACCAGGAGAATCTCAAGTCACATTTATTACATGA